The sequence taaaaactgataaattgccaagtctggatggcatccacccaagagttctcaaaggactcaaatgtgagattgctgatcttctaagaaAAAATCTGTAAcctgtccctcagatctgcctccacacCTGAGGACTCAAAAGTGGCCAATGTTAACACCaatatttaaaaagggattcagagGAGTTAtcttaatgtctgtcctgggaaaactggtagaaagtactgttaaagataaaataatcaagcatatagaagagtgagccttgctgaagcagaaccagcctattagagttctttgaaagtgtcaaccAGCaaatagatagagatgatccggTTGACATagtatacttggactttcaaaaagctttcgagaAGACAACCTCCAGTactactgagtaagcttagcagacaTGGAGTAAAagcagaggtcctcttgtggatcaagaaTTAAGCagtaggaagcagagagtaggcatAAATGGACAGGTCTCCCAATAGAgggatggagaaagtggaggATTGGTAatgagacctgtgctttttaacttgctcataaatgatctagagttaggggtgagcagtgaggcaaccaagtttgctgatgatactaaattgttcagggtcattaatacaaaaagggattgcaaagagctccagaaggacctctccaaactgaatgaatgggtgcTAAAATGGGAAATCTAACATTTATTaatcctataaataaataaataaataaataaaattcaatgtaaaacaagtgtaaagttatgcatattgtagcaaaaaaatcttaatttcatggggtctgaactggcagtgactgaccaggaactagACCTTGAGGTCAtgatggatagctcaatgaaggtgtcgacccagtgtgcacaGGTGTGAAAAAGGCGAATTCCATTGGTATGGatcatttggagctttttagtttagagaaaaggcaagtcagaggtgacatgatagaagtgaataaaattttgcatagcatggagagagtgggaagagaaaaggttttctccctctctcagcactagaatttgtggacatccaatgaagctgaatgttagaagatacaggacaaacaaaagacagtatttcttcacacagtacatatttAAACTAGGGAATTTGCTAGTTTaaatggacaccaacttggatggatttaaaagacaactagacaaattcatggaggaaaaggctatgaATGGCTGCTTCCAAATGTCAGGTGctgggaaatcacaagtgggacgAGGGCCATTGCACTCACGTCTTTCTggagggcttcccattgggctatctggtcggccactgtgagaagaggatgctggactagatggcgccctttggcctgatccagcagactcttcttacgttcttatgaaacAAATCAGTCAGACTAGAAGCAGTCAGACTAGAAGCTAAGGCCCAAACTGCCTGCCTGCCAGGAGGTGGCACGTTCAGCCACAACTAAGCAAGACTTCACTTAACTAGGGGTGCCTGGAGAATCTCCCCTCCTTTGTGGTGACTGGTAAGCCTTGGAAGAGGTTGCAACCACAGTTACTCCTCTGCTTCAGATTCTGTTTTGCCTCACTGCATCCCTATGCGGCAAAACGAGGCTCTTGCTTGCTTCAGAGACATGTGCATGATAGGATCGGAAATtatgggaaatggaaatggactgccttcaagtcgattccaacttatggtgaccctgtgaatagggttttcatggtaagcggtatacagaggtggtttaccataaccttcctctgaggctgagaggcagtgactggcccaaggtcacccagtgagcttcagggctgtgtggggattcaaaccctggtctcctaggtcgcagtccaacaccttaacactacaccacactggctctctacagaAATTATAGGGCAGGATTAATTATGACAGGATGAGGGAAAGCCACCAATGCACCCTACTTTGCCGCTGCAAGGCTGTTGTAAAGACAAAAGGACTTTTTTTCTTGGGACTGCCAACTCACAACCTAATATAAGGACATAGGAAGACCCCTgaagcagctggatcaggccagaggggcCCTTGTCTAGTCCAGCACCATttcctcacagtggctaaccaggcaccctcagtgggaagcccgcaagcaggacctaagcaaaaCAGCCCTCTACTCTCCTGCAGTTCCAGCAATTCAGGAGCATAAGTGGAAGTAcagcctagccatcatggctagtaggctaTAAGTACATACATAAATAGTAGTCATCACTGACAGCCCCATCCTCCATGAGTGTCTGACAGAGAGGCTGCCTTCACTGTACTGTGCTCAAGTAGGGAAAACCTGCCTGATTCTTTCAGGAAGGATCAAGGAGCAGGAAGCCAACAGTCATCTCGGAACCTGCTCAGAGTTCTACTCTCCTGAAAAATTCACATGATGTTTTCTGCATACACCGTTCTGCACGTGAATGTGAAttaaatacttattttttaaaaaaacacaacaggaAATAAACAATGACCACAACACTGGGCAGTTATCTCCTAATCTTTGTTCTGATGATGCAGGCACCTGCTCCCCAGCCCTGCCCATCGGCAAGACCGGAAGGAGACGAAGTCTTACCTCCACTTCTCCACGTGCACATTGTCAATCCCTTCCAGGGATTCCAGGGATCCCAAGATCTCTCTGAGCACACTCTGGCACTCCTGCAACTGAAAGGCAATGTCTTGCTCCGAGCATGCCCAGTCTGTTGGGACATCACTCTTTGTGCCAGCAGTGTCAGGCCAGTGATTGGTCCGCGACTGAGTACCAGAAGCACTGGGACTCTCTCTCGACACAGAGGCATCTCCTCCTGCAAAGCCCAGAGAAGGAAGGCAGGGCTCATATTCATCATCAGAGCAAACACGCTCTGTATCCAACTGCCCAGTCACCTCAGCGTCTTTTAACCGATGAAGGAGCAATTGGTCTCTATTTTGACAGTCCACAGGTCTTGCAAAACTCTCTGGCTGCCCATTGGCTGAGGCTCTGGGTACGCACAGCTTATGCATGACTCTGAAGACTGGAGAATGAGCCGTGGGATATGCTGTGTAACGGCTGGGGCTGTCCTGattttctccagcatcacacagaTCCTTTTCTTCTTTCAAGACCCAAGAAACGGACGGTGCATCTGTCAGGCAACCCGGAGCAGACACACCATCTTTCAGCTGGGAGGGGCTGCAAGCAAGCATCTGGTTACCAAACAAGCCAGTGGCCGGCAAGGTGCTGGAGCTCTCTGTgtccccttgagctccttgaaaagCATTGCTGGAGTCCATTTGCCCTGCCCATGCCACCACACCGCTGTTTCTGCACAGGTCCTTGTCCAGATCTTCCTCAGTGCTATCAGCCATGCCAGCAGAATCACTAGcctcagaggaggagaggggcaaATAGGATCCACTCAGCAACAAAGGATGCTCAGCTTGGCTGCTGGCTTGAGTTGGGGAAAGGGCCGAAGAGCCTGGCAACAGAGAACCTTCACTCTTTATGTCGCCCATGCTGGGACAGCTTGCCGGCTCAGAAGCGACAACCGAGGAAGAGGGAGACCCAATTCTGCTGTCATCATTTTGGCAGTTATGCTCTTCATAAGGTGGATCCCTTTTCAGTGGCACGTGAGTATGTTCCACGTCTTTCCTTGCATCAGATGCTGCACTGCACTCCGCCAGAGACGATAAGGCAGAAGGGTTGTCAATGGCAGGGTCACATTCCATATCTAAGGAAGGAATTTTTGAGCAAAGTGGCAGAGAGGGTCATGGTGGCATaactgcaagtattcttggaagATACCGAACATCTAGAGCCATTGCAGTCTAGCTTCTGACCTGGCTTTGGGACTTAGATTATCTTTATCAAGAGAGGGGTGAGGAGAGCATGACCCCATTACTCTCACGCAACCTTTcagctgcttttattttttatttgatttatatcccgccctttctcccagcaggagcccagggaggcaaacagaaatgctaaaaacactttaaaacatcacaaaaaaccttaaaatacattaaaaacaacattaaaaacatttttaaaaagctttaaaaacagctttttttaaagaaagggttaaaacgtattattaaacatattaaaagcaattctaacacagactgggagcttttgataccatctatCACAACATCCTACTGGACCAGCTCTATGAGATGGGAACTGGGGGCACCGGtcttcagtggttctgttcctacttgCCAGGTTGATTTCAGACAGTAACGTTAAAGGACTGCCGGTCAGTTCACTGGCAACTGggccccatgctgttcaacatctgtgTGAAGTTGTTGAGTGCGATCATTAGGAGActtggagcaaagtgtcatcaATAGGCTTATGACAccaaactctatttctctgtggcAATGAATCAGGTGTGGCTGTGTCAGCCCAGACCCAATGTGGGGATGCAGCGGTGGGCTGTATGAGGGTCAACCAGCAGAAGCTGAATCCTGGTGAGACAGAGGCCCTGTGGGTAAGTGGTTCTACTGTCCGGAATATAGGTCAGctacctgttctggacagggctgCACTCCGTCTGAAGAACCAGGTACGTAGCCTGGGATTACTCCTCGATCAATcaatgtcactggaggctcaggtggcctcggtggctaggaATGTTTTCTAACAGCTTCCAATGGGgcatcagctacagccattcctggacaaaGACAGCCTACCTACAGTGGTTCATACATTGGTAACTTCACGATTGGAATATTGCAGTGCCCTCTACATGGTGTTGTGCTTACATCTGGTCTAaatacacctggagggccacagctccctAATCTAGGGGATGTGGGGAAATCTTGGCAGTTAACTGGGCCTCTGACTAGGTAAAGGAGCATAGCATGCCCAGCTACTCACTCACACATGCGTCCTCTCTCCCCAGGCACGTGCTTTTAAAATTTACCTTGGCAAGGAACATTCCTGCAGCTTCTCTGGAGAAAGGTGCTGTCCTCATCATCCTCTTCCTTTTCACCAGTTGTGGAATTCATCCGGGGAACAGCACATTCAGACTCCTCTGCGCTGGAAGCCTCGTTGCCCTCATCCCTGTCAAACGAATCATCCGCTTGCTGCAGGCCAGAGGTATCACATCCACCACTAGCGACGCTGACGTGAGATTCAGGCTCAGACCATGTGTCGCTTATAGGGGCAGGGCTGCTCTCCCTAGGCAACACAAGTGGGCTGGATGGCGTCCTTGGATCTTCATCAGAAGTTTCTGAGCCGCAGGAAAACTGCGATTCCATGTTTGCCTCAGCAGCTTTGTCAGCCCCGTCAGAAACCCCTTTGGTGGGTCTATCACTTCCTGTTCCAGGAGAGTTCCTGCCATGCGGTTTGGGGGAGCATTCACAGGTGTGAGTCTCTGCTGAACTATTGGAGATGTCCGAGAAGAAAAAGTTCAAGTTCTTCTCACTGGGTGCCTGCACACACTCTGCATCAGGGGGCTCAATGGGAGAGCTAAGTGGAGAACTTTTTAATGCTGAACACAGAGACAACTGGAAGCTCTCCTCTTCGGAGGAATAGGTTTCCCACATGCTTTCTGCAATGTGGCTTGCCAAGTCTTTGTCTTGTTCTCGAGCGGGGGAGCTTGACCGACTAGACAGAGCACCAGCAGCCGGACACTGGTCGTCAAGGGGGGAATTCTGAAACTGGACTTCGTTGGCTTGATCCTCAGGTGCACTGGGTTCATCACAGCTTGCACCGTCCTCAGACTCTAACATCCCTGCCAGTTCACAATCCACGTCTTCAGCAGTTTCAGCTTCAGGGGGCCGAGCAAACATTTCAGCTTTTTCGTTTTCAGTTGCTGGTTTTTCAGAGCAAAGCGTATTTTTAAAGTACTCTCTCACAATCTGGGCAATGGTCTCTCTattgctctgttctgctctgtcaAGGTGCAAAGTTACCTGGCTGCCTTGCTGGTTATAAGGTTTCCCCACAGTTCTGCCAAAGTGGTTGTGATGCCCTTCTATGTTAACAGAAGAAGGCAGTGCCATGGTCAAAGTGCGTAGGTCAGATGTCGACCCCTGAACTGCAGCCGAATTCAGTAGGCAGAGCCTCTTTTGACAGGAAGAATAATCTTCTGAGCCAGTCATCCTTACAACCTCATCTCTGCTGAAATGTCTTTTTCTGGAGGAACAGCTTTTTAACTCTTCTTCCTTTGGCAACGGAGTCCTGTGATTCTCTGAGCAATCCAACCCCTCACTAAGCGCTGCAGAAGAGTCGGGACCGCCTTCACGTCGGCCCTGCAGTGCTTCAATTCCTTCTTGCAGGAGGAATGGCACTTTCACGCCTGCCTTCAGGGAAGGCACAACTTTTTCTGGAGAGGGCCTGGCTGGCGTTTCACTTCCTGGATGCTCTGTGATTGTGTCTCCAACTTCAAGAGGTGCATCAACGATTCCCACTCTGGGCTGGCCAGGAAAACTATCACCCATCGGCCAATTGTCTTGGACAAGGTCCAAACCAGTATTTTCTGCCAATCCACCAGCACTATCTGGGGCTTTGTCCTTTATGCCATGTTTGGCATCACTTTCTGGCACACAAAGAGATTCTACAGGAAGGCCGGCAAGATTTACAGGCACAAGGACAGTTCCTTCGACAGCTTGATCCTCCAGTTCTTCTCCCGCTGCTGCAGTTATTGGTAAAGGAGGTGATTTTTCACCCACTGCCATCTCTGGATCATGGGTTTGAGGTACTATAGTTGCAACATCATCTTGGTCACACTGAGACTCATAATGGGAAGGATTTTGTTGTTGCAAACCTAGATCCAACATCTCCGAGCTCTTCATTGGCCCAGCACTGGTCTCTTGGATGGCTGCATCACATGAACCCTGGACAGTGGATTCTTTAGCTAGTTTCCTGTGTGCTTGATTGTTCTCTGCAACACTGTCTAAATGCAAAACTGGACTCCTTCCTCTCTGGAGGTTCCCTTCGCTAGAGATGCGGACGGCTTGGGCACTGTCACGCTCCTCCTTTTCAACTTCAGAGTCAGAGATGTGCAAGATGAGCTCATCGCTGCTAGATGACTCTGGGACTTCCGCAGGGTCAGTCTGGGTTCCTCCTGGGTGGCCTCCAGCAGCTCTTCCTTGGACAGCACCAGGCTCTTCTGAGTCAATGCTAGGAGTGCCTAATGAGAGACTGCCTTTTTCTACATTCCACTGAGAACTCTGAGGAGTTTGACCAAGCCCACCCCCATCCTCCTCAGGATGGGCAATTTCTTTATCTCTTTCTGGGGCTATATGCTCAATAGCTACAACTGGTTGACAAGCTTCCTCCCAACAGCTGCCTTCCATGGGAGAATCCTGAGGATAAAACGACTCTTTCCCAACAGTAGTTCCTTGGGGCTTCACCAACAAGTTATTTCCTGGATCCTCAGGGTCCGTTCCATGAGACTGTGATTGCTGCTGACCAACAAGTGCAGGAGACTGTTGCTGGCAATCCAGGTGGGTGGCAGACATCCCATGAGGCTCATTTTGGTCAGAATTCACCTTCACCTTATCCAAGGAAAACTCTGCCCCAAGTCTTGCGCTAACATCACAGTCTTTGGTCTGTACTGTGCTTTTACCATTCAGGTTCATATCCCCTTTACTCTCAAGGCCACCTGGGTGGGCCAAAAAGTGGCAGTTTTCTGGTCTCAGGTTACTCCCTTCTCCCTCTTTGCTTGTCTGAGAAGCAAACTGTGTGCCTGCACAAGAGCAGCCTGAATGAAAGGGCCCTCCTCCTTCTGGATCATCTCCAGATAACCCAAAGGAAGGAATTTCCCTTGCCTTTCTTCCTGCCAAGCCCAAAGAGGATGGTGCCAAGTTCACCTCAAGGCTTCCAGTTGAGGCATCTTCAGCACTGGcacagctaacactctcctgcaTCGCAACTGGACTGGACTCTCCCTCCTGCCCACCTTTTCCAGTGGTTTCTTGTTGGTCAACCGCATCCTTGCCAGCACCTGTCCAGGTGCTGCTCCTCCCTACCTCCCGTTCCCCTTCCTCAGAAGGATCATCAGTATCTATCTCCTCTTGGCATTTCATCTCACTACCACTGACAGACTTGGGCTGCCCGGGCAATTCAGCCTGCAATGCACCAGCAGCAGTAGTTTCAGGTGAAGGACCCTTATTTCCACTTGTCTCATCTTCAACCTCACGTGTGGAATCGGCAGCACAGTTCTCTGGGCCTTTGTCAGATTGCTCATATGCATGTCCCAATTTTCTGTCAGTCACAACATCGAcgccctcctcccccttttcttcAAAAGGAGACTTGTTTCCTTTGGACAGAAATCCATGAAAAAGCTTTCCACCTAAATCCACTGGCTGTTCAGGAGTTTCAAGAGATTCGACAGGAATCGCCTCTTCCACCAGGGGACTGACTGGAGGCGACACAACCATGGTAGAGCTCTCCTCTTTGTGAGTTTCTGGTAGATCTCCTGAAGACAGGTTttcctctgttgctccagaggttgCCACTGGATCATTTACTACTTGTTTGGCGAACACACCCTTGGAATGCTCATTGTCAAGTGGGAAACCTACAACTGAGGCATGCGATAATGGCTGAAGGAACCTCTCTCTAATCTTGTGTGTGCTTAATTTGTTGTCGTAATGAAGGACATCCAGACTTCTTCCATTTGGGTCTCCTTCCTTTGCAGACTCTACAGTTATTccttccatctttctttcttttgcacaCTCAGTTTGAGTTCCCACTTCTGCAAAGGAGCGTTCTAGAAAGCAGACACTATGGCTAATGCCATTTGCAGCCTCTGGACCCACAAGCCCCCTCTCTGGCTCAAGACAGCCACAGCTTCTAGCAGTAACGCGACAGTCTGCGGCTAACAAGCTGGCATTCATATAAGGCTCCATTTCCATGTCATCACTACAATCAGAAGTACTTCCTTGCAGGTTGCTTTCACGGTCACAACCACAGCTCTGGGCCCCACAAGACAGATTCCTTGACAGCAAAGTGGTACTTGCACTCTCAAAATCAAACTTCCCTGGACTCACCAGCCTTGAAGAAGAGTCGCTATCTAGTTCTTTGCCAGAACAAGAAAAGTTATCAGAATCTCTGCTTGCTAAATCCTGCAGAGAGTTTCCCGATTCAGCAGGGAGCAATACCGAATTTCCTACAGCGAGATTGTTTCCTGCGTTTCCTGTCCATCCTCGTTCTAGTATGGATGCTTCAGGTAAAGGCTTCTCCGTGAGACTCCCCTGGCGTTCTTCTGCAGGGATCTTGGTTTCCAATCTACTCACAGCTGCTCTGTCTTCTGCTACTTGCAGCCGGGCATCACGTTCACCATCCCCAGGCACTCCACGCTTAGCTGCTTCTTCAACGCTTTCATAAACATTCACTTCCATCCTTTCTTCATTGTGGTCGGAGCCACCAGGAAGCAGCTCTTCTGTGCTGGGAACAGATAGCTCGGAGTCAGGGTTCCTTCCCTCCTCCATCTGAGAGACGCGTGTGGGCCGCAGCATCGTATCTTTAGGGAG is a genomic window of Rhineura floridana isolate rRhiFlo1 chromosome 1, rRhiFlo1.hap2, whole genome shotgun sequence containing:
- the NUGGC gene encoding nuclear GTPase SLIP-GC, which produces MVPCGTPRHTPKAAAEVLNRLCGRVSRKNTSRRASKAEGVSGGRSECAEAELGLRAREFAVRRISLRGGCWNKCEYPEMTAPCWPCGAEHQSLCHLRRIGSRPPVPDDADLIHFRKTVTLVGRNKDTVDYFLSCAPTRGGEYVSRIHARVIRTASAYELVDSSLTGVFVNDIRISGKVALHEGDTVTFGHPTATSINPGAYIRQPNSSFYYLFEQCDCNPDQMQSFGGERRNMPQKCSVLASPGASLPVNLSVGFAKSVALPWAAPALPVDPPLPASDHQHSAISSLAVPFTSAVSTLPLVKPSLPINSLNLISCLPEVTSRTLLSASPLSAPGGACRPPCRRSVRRSTSPDYVVLGEGLFATAESSPQTTLERTHFLLPQESPEPNDSITMSGSKESVADDAHDGKSATATGLPKDTMLRPTRVSQMEEGRNPDSELSVPSTEELLPGGSDHNEERMEVNVYESVEEAAKRGVPGDGERDARLQVAEDRAAVSRLETKIPAEERQGSLTEKPLPEASILERGWTGNAGNNLAVGNSVLLPAESGNSLQDLASRDSDNFSCSGKELDSDSSSRLVSPGKFDFESASTTLLSRNLSCGAQSCGCDRESNLQGSTSDCSDDMEMEPYMNASLLAADCRVTARSCGCLEPERGLVGPEAANGISHSVCFLERSFAEVGTQTECAKERKMEGITVESAKEGDPNGRSLDVLHYDNKLSTHKIRERFLQPLSHASVVGFPLDNEHSKGVFAKQVVNDPVATSGATEENLSSGDLPETHKEESSTMVVSPPVSPLVEEAIPVESLETPEQPVDLGGKLFHGFLSKGNKSPFEEKGEEGVDVVTDRKLGHAYEQSDKGPENCAADSTREVEDETSGNKGPSPETTAAGALQAELPGQPKSVSGSEMKCQEEIDTDDPSEEGEREVGRSSTWTGAGKDAVDQQETTGKGGQEGESSPVAMQESVSCASAEDASTGSLEVNLAPSSLGLAGRKAREIPSFGLSGDDPEGGGPFHSGCSCAGTQFASQTSKEGEGSNLRPENCHFLAHPGGLESKGDMNLNGKSTVQTKDCDVSARLGAEFSLDKVKVNSDQNEPHGMSATHLDCQQQSPALVGQQQSQSHGTDPEDPGNNLLVKPQGTTVGKESFYPQDSPMEGSCWEEACQPVVAIEHIAPERDKEIAHPEEDGGGLGQTPQSSQWNVEKGSLSLGTPSIDSEEPGAVQGRAAGGHPGGTQTDPAEVPESSSSDELILHISDSEVEKEERDSAQAVRISSEGNLQRGRSPVLHLDSVAENNQAHRKLAKESTVQGSCDAAIQETSAGPMKSSEMLDLGLQQQNPSHYESQCDQDDVATIVPQTHDPEMAVGEKSPPLPITAAAGEELEDQAVEGTVLVPVNLAGLPVESLCVPESDAKHGIKDKAPDSAGGLAENTGLDLVQDNWPMGDSFPGQPRVGIVDAPLEVGDTITEHPGSETPARPSPEKVVPSLKAGVKVPFLLQEGIEALQGRREGGPDSSAALSEGLDCSENHRTPLPKEEELKSCSSRKRHFSRDEVVRMTGSEDYSSCQKRLCLLNSAAVQGSTSDLRTLTMALPSSVNIEGHHNHFGRTVGKPYNQQGSQVTLHLDRAEQSNRETIAQIVREYFKNTLCSEKPATENEKAEMFARPPEAETAEDVDCELAGMLESEDGASCDEPSAPEDQANEVQFQNSPLDDQCPAAGALSSRSSSPAREQDKDLASHIAESMWETYSSEEESFQLSLCSALKSSPLSSPIEPPDAECVQAPSEKNLNFFFSDISNSSAETHTCECSPKPHGRNSPGTGSDRPTKGVSDGADKAAEANMESQFSCGSETSDEDPRTPSSPLVLPRESSPAPISDTWSEPESHVSVASGGCDTSGLQQADDSFDRDEGNEASSAEESECAVPRMNSTTGEKEEDDEDSTFLQRSCRNVPCQDMECDPAIDNPSALSSLAECSAASDARKDVEHTHVPLKRDPPYEEHNCQNDDSRIGSPSSSVVASEPASCPSMGDIKSEGSLLPGSSALSPTQASSQAEHPLLLSGSYLPLSSSEASDSAGMADSTEEDLDKDLCRNSGVVAWAGQMDSSNAFQGAQGDTESSSTLPATGLFGNQMLACSPSQLKDGVSAPGCLTDAPSVSWVLKEEKDLCDAGENQDSPSRYTAYPTAHSPVFRVMHKLCVPRASANGQPESFARPVDCQNRDQLLLHRLKDAEVTGQLDTERVCSDDEYEPCLPSLGFAGGDASVSRESPSASGTQSRTNHWPDTAGTKSDVPTDWACSEQDIAFQLQECQSVLREILGSLESLEGIDNVHVEKWREQIAGLQKATKMPQTYIAVVGNTGAGKSCLLNALLDEEAVLPTSAMRACTAVVVGISRAAGGSPYEAEVEFLSHEEWYKELKALLEDMKDKSGNLKKRCPDRKTEAGAAYSRVKAVYGRVDELGKLEDMQEVTQHLGTVKHICAETATDFRTNIEKFIDSQTDSLREMKGGEFWPIVKCVRIRVAKAEVLKTGAVLVDLPGIRDSNAARDGAAKEYLKNCNAVWVVASITRAVDDKTAKEMLSANLRRQLLMDGQYGSLAFVCTKTDSFNITDIVRDLKLRGEIQSIEDEVAELEKQEMQAKRDKNSLYEHLQQEQQQQQRRQGCDATDPSWLQRQHDLLEKAFRINDLQRQKDAKLRAISLICVQARNKFSKQQILLDFSAGLEEMTKKTVYSECEEDGDEDMGDGDSTRSDSGDTREAESLYGKLQVFTVSSTEYLKLCGKLIRDGQPQVFHDTKDTEIPALKKFAINTALKHSMVATEKVIRDLARVLSQMVNYLTSQRAEDNSHEAHLQETVRQSLQDLPSLLQEAIDNSLHDIQHYFEVLIIASLTKGTNKAKELCEDIVKSWGSPVSGYPHSTYRAVCNRHGLYTSPKYECVDFNSRLAEPIYKAISVTWSEVFSSQLTDSIQHFTKAVLDKLKCFFKHLKKELHKQSRITDAIHVIYRQQMQAARARLLNFTLDLTGYITRRQRMISRVLTPEIQARMEPAYAACTQMSGPGYFQRMKDWMEHYIQKEKGSVFDSASKKLQEQLQLLQEDIRGSFQDLAQELQKSLKMQLEPVLKPVQKNAKTIPELMNICAKVDKLCKRSCVDYILPSPTQGKDSFPKMGRELQESQDPPSFLATCMDIRIGAVSLPHIAALQVSEQDITLTLADDTAVPLPLRSISHCECCLPLACLILHVSAEATKEICSQCRVRTSSSALGHQGPLVLLDKAQDQKLFTRLVECISSSRRDAAWFQELSLQQGREKLESLGVYYTVQQSKYAAEGLLEVRPAASAPLPSPQPPEALAVTQRPLHGPEGKRRGGEAVQLQLEKRHKGQAMSSGAGGDPAERFRLRYAAVAQLWHEEYRATETAAAEPLPPPPPKGEGPAQGACHKLLPCPWPRNWCCAEPEEFEGAELGVEGGRTWWYLLYPNLSFSSCSGTAEAKLVSSAQGPVSCPLPPTSRGSALEDCKQEGCLLLGTVPQPHMAVKLDSEKFAIPGSAGALHVQAKEGIWRMCLNLNSEEQEEEDGSVKVEKMELGTHPADCTWKTH